The Musa acuminata AAA Group cultivar baxijiao chromosome BXJ1-3, Cavendish_Baxijiao_AAA, whole genome shotgun sequence genome window below encodes:
- the LOC135631166 gene encoding intermediate cleaving peptidase 55, mitochondrial-like, with translation MAMSSLRRRKVIFQSFSNLCGYVGRVAYATKRTIDFGQPTSLSHPELVGEDEITPGIATDEYISRRKRLLELLPEKSLAIIASASVKMMTDVVPYPFRQDADFLYITGCLQPGGIAVLSEECGLCMFMPDPDPHDAIWQGQVAGVEAALEFFKADKAFPLSAMHKILPQMMRQASRLFHNVKTASPSYTEMEPFIKASFNNKVKDLSAYTHELQWIKSASELKLMRTSASIACQSLLQTMLLSRIFPEESKLSAKVEYECKMRGAQRMAFNPVVGGGVNGSVIHYSRNDQKIRAGDLVLMDVGCEFHGYLSDLTRTWPPCGSFSPAQEILYSLILETNKECLKLCRPGISLQQIHNYSVKMLRRGLKEIGVLNDEVSHLYHQLNPTSIGHYLGMDIHDCAMINNDRPLEPGVVITIEPGVYIPSSYDGPERYCGIGIRIEDEVLITETGHEVLTGSMPKEIQHIKSLLNYTHGEASEASDLITAFN, from the exons TTAGTGGGTGAAGATGAGATTACACCTGGGATAGCAACTGATgaatatatttcaagaaggaaaagGCTTCTGGAGTTGCTCCCTGAAAAGAGCTTGGCTATCATTGCTTCTGCCTCTGTGAAAATGATGACAGATGTTGTGCCCTACCCATTTAGACAAGATGCTGATTTTCTTTATATTACAGGTTGCTTGCAACCTGGTGGTATAGCAGTTCTAAGCGAAGAGTGTGGCCTTTGTATGTTTATGCCAGATCCAGATCCTCAC GATGCAATTTGGCAAGGTCAAGTTGCCGGAGTGGAAGCAGCCTTGGAATTTTTCAAGGCTGATAAAGCATTTCCACTGAGTGCGATGCACAAG ATCCTTCCTCAAATGATGAGACAAGCATCGAGATTGTTTCACAATGTAAAGACAGCATCACCATCTTATACAGAGATGGAGCCCTTTATTAAGGCATCTTTCAACAACAAAGTCAAAGATCTTTCAGCCTATACTCATGAATTACAGTGGATAAAGTCTGCGTCTGAACTCAAGTTGATGAGGACTTCTGCATCAATTGCATGTCAG TCTTTGTTGCAAACCATGTTGCTTTCAAGAATATTTCCAGAAGAGAGCAAGTTGTCAGCTAAGGTTGAATATGAGTGCAAGATGAGAGGTGCTCAAAGAATGGC GTTCAATCCTGTAGTTGGTGGGGGTGTCAATGGTAGCGTTATACACTACTCACGAAATGATCAGAAA ATTAGAGCTGGAGATCTTGTATTAATGGATGTTGGTTGTGAGTTTCATGGTTACTTAAGTGACTTAACCCGCACATGGCCTCCTTGTGGTAGCTTTAGCCCTGCTCAG GAAATATTGTATAGTCTGATTCTGGAGACAAATAAGGAATGCTTGAAGCTATGCAGACCAGGCATCAGCCTTCAGCAAATTCATAATTATTCG GTTAAAATGCTTAGGAGAGGACTCAAGGAGATTGGTGTTCTGAATGATGAAGTCAGTCACTTGTACCATCAGCTAAATCCAACATCAATAG GTCATTATTTAGGAATGGATATTCACGACTGTGCCATGATTAATAATGACCGTCCTCTGGAGCCTGGTGTT GTGATCACAATTGAGCCTGGAGTGTATATCCCTTCATCTTATGATGGACCAGAGAG GTACTGTGGCatcggaataaggattgaagatgAAGTTCTCATTACTGAAACTGGCCACGAG GTGCTTACTGGATCAATGCCCAAAGAGATTCAACATATTAAATCTTTGCTGAACTACACACATGGTGAAGCTTCGGAAGCCTCTGACTTGATAACGGCATTTAACTAA